In the genome of Magnolia sinica isolate HGM2019 chromosome 2, MsV1, whole genome shotgun sequence, one region contains:
- the LOC131238040 gene encoding classical arabinogalactan protein 10-like: MSAETDGQSGFYTDTVGGPTQLWVTRDPCNRYYTEFLVRLILLKNSHSSALYLYFRLSSLQTQTKRTLSLRKEEKMASRSNSFVAILAMLGLLMGFCSGQAPGTAPSAAPRVSPTPAPAVTPPSASPSPSPSAPSPAPKPPVSSPSPSSVVSPPAPPPSSPSPISNPPSANSPPGNSAALPALNRISVAGSAISGVFAALLLF, from the coding sequence ATGAGTGCAGAAACTGATgggcagagtggattttacacggaCACCGTGGGAGGCCCCACACAGCTTTGGGTTACACGGGATCCGTGTAACAGGTATTACACTGAATTTCTAGTACGCCTAATCCTACTAAAAAACTCACACTCATCAGCTCTCTATTTATACTTCCGTCTTTCCTCATTGCAAACACAAACGAAGAGAACTCTCTCTCttagaaaggaagagaagatggCGTCTCGCAGTAACAGCTTCGTAGCGATTCTTGCGATGCTAGGATTGCTGATGGGATTCTGTTCAGGACAGGCGCCGGGAACCGCGCCATCAGCAGCTCCTAGAGTCTCTCCAACGCCCGCCCCCGCCGTTACTCCGCCGTCTGCCTCTCCGTCTCCGTCTCCTTCCGCTCCTTCTCCGGCTCCAAAACCACCGGTTTCGTCTCCATCTCCGTCCAGCGTCGTTTCTCCTCCTGCCCCACCTCCATCGTCTCCCTCTCCAATCTCCAACCCACCATCAGCCAATTCCCCGCCCGGAAACAGCGCTGCTCTCCCCGCCTTGAACAGAATCTCTGTAGCCGGATCTGCTATCTCTGGCGTCTTCGCCGCCTTGTTGCTCTTTTAG